In Ruminiclostridium papyrosolvens DSM 2782, the following proteins share a genomic window:
- the glgA gene encoding glycogen synthase GlgA → MNNINILFASSEVFPFAKTGGLGDVAGSLPKALSKLGCDIRVVMPKYNAISEEYKSQMEYLGFIYADVSWRHQYCGIFRLKYDGITYYFLDNEYYFNRPELYGDFDQAEQFTFFSKALLELLPFIGFKADIIHCNDWQTGVVSLLLKAAYKSNPFYKNIKTIFTIHNLKYQGIFPKEVLSNLLGLDWSYFTSEGIEFNGSVNFLKAGLVYSDSISTVSPTYADEIKNNFYGEGLNGVLISRSNDLYGILNGIDYERNNPENDARLYATYSADKISQKYENKRRLQQDLGLPIKPEVPVISIISRLTSQKGFDLIERVLEEILQMDIQLIILGKGDEHYKYIFENAAYWHKDKVSANITFSDTLAQRIYAASDMFLMPSLFEPCGLGQIFSFRYGAVPIVRETGGLNDTVFSYNETTGEGNGFTFTNYNAHDMLDTIRRAVDFYYNKKDIWSLLVQRGMRSDFSWEKSAHEYMNMYRKTLQK, encoded by the coding sequence GTGAATAACATAAATATTTTGTTTGCTTCTTCAGAAGTATTCCCTTTTGCAAAAACCGGAGGCCTTGGCGATGTTGCCGGTTCTCTTCCAAAAGCTCTGTCAAAACTGGGCTGTGATATTCGTGTAGTAATGCCTAAATACAACGCAATCTCTGAGGAGTATAAGTCACAAATGGAATATCTGGGCTTCATTTATGCAGATGTATCCTGGAGACATCAGTATTGCGGTATTTTTAGATTAAAATATGACGGAATAACATATTATTTTCTTGATAATGAATATTACTTTAACAGGCCGGAACTCTATGGGGATTTTGATCAGGCAGAACAGTTTACTTTTTTCAGCAAGGCACTATTAGAATTGCTTCCTTTTATAGGGTTCAAGGCTGATATTATACATTGTAATGATTGGCAGACGGGAGTTGTAAGTCTTCTATTAAAAGCCGCATACAAAAGTAATCCCTTTTATAAAAATATTAAAACCATATTTACCATACACAATCTCAAATATCAGGGTATCTTCCCTAAAGAAGTGCTTTCAAACCTGCTTGGGTTGGATTGGAGCTACTTTACCTCAGAAGGAATTGAATTTAACGGAAGTGTAAACTTTTTGAAAGCCGGCCTTGTTTATTCGGACTCAATAAGTACTGTAAGCCCTACTTACGCTGATGAAATAAAAAATAACTTTTACGGTGAGGGATTAAATGGTGTATTAATCAGTCGTTCAAATGATTTATACGGAATTTTGAACGGTATAGATTACGAAAGAAATAACCCTGAAAATGATGCCAGATTGTATGCTACGTACTCGGCTGACAAAATATCACAAAAGTACGAAAACAAACGAAGACTGCAACAGGATTTAGGCCTCCCAATAAAGCCGGAAGTACCTGTAATCAGTATTATTTCAAGACTCACCTCTCAAAAAGGGTTTGACCTTATTGAACGTGTGCTTGAAGAAATTCTGCAAATGGATATTCAGCTTATCATTTTGGGTAAAGGCGATGAGCATTACAAATACATTTTTGAGAATGCAGCATATTGGCATAAGGACAAGGTTTCAGCAAATATAACCTTTAGTGATACTCTGGCTCAGAGAATTTATGCAGCATCTGATATGTTTCTTATGCCTTCCTTGTTTGAGCCCTGCGGTCTTGGCCAGATTTTCAGTTTCCGCTATGGAGCTGTTCCCATAGTCCGTGAAACCGGCGGTCTTAATGATACCGTCTTTTCATACAACGAGACTACGGGGGAAGGTAACGGTTTTACTTTTACAAATTACAATGCCCACGATATGCTGGACACAATCAGGCGCGCGGTAGATTTTTATTACAACAAAAAAGATATCTGGAGCCTTCTTGTTCAAAGAGGTATGCGTTCAGATTTCAGTTGGGAAAAATCAGCCCACGAATACATGAATATGTACCGTAAAACCTTGCAAAAGTAA
- a CDS encoding TIGR03905 family TSCPD domain-containing protein, which produces MQFKTRGTCSSQISFDIEEGKLKNVRFSKGCSGNLQGISSLVEGMPADEVIAKLKGIDCQGKGTSCPDQLACAIESVLKTQQAV; this is translated from the coding sequence ATGCAATTCAAAACAAGAGGTACATGTTCAAGTCAGATAAGTTTTGATATTGAAGAAGGAAAATTAAAAAATGTTCGGTTTAGCAAAGGATGTTCAGGAAATCTTCAGGGCATCAGTTCTCTGGTTGAGGGTATGCCGGCAGATGAAGTAATTGCAAAGTTAAAAGGGATTGACTGTCAGGGAAAAGGTACTTCCTGTCCTGACCAGTTGGCTTGTGCCATTGAATCGGTCTTAAAAACACAGCAGGCAGTATGA
- a CDS encoding YtxH domain-containing protein, whose amino-acid sequence MDLKDLLKKNKKKSTKKQAAKNVAIGAGIGTAVGVAAGVLLAPKSGKETRDDIAKVTKDTLDNVKDGLNTAKEKIEDLIKKEKDCCCCTENEAAEECVCTEEEKAE is encoded by the coding sequence ATGGATTTAAAGGATTTACTCAAAAAGAATAAAAAGAAATCAACTAAAAAGCAGGCTGCTAAAAATGTTGCAATAGGTGCTGGAATAGGAACAGCAGTAGGTGTAGCCGCCGGAGTACTTTTAGCTCCCAAATCAGGAAAAGAAACAAGGGATGATATAGCTAAAGTAACAAAGGACACACTGGATAATGTTAAGGATGGCTTGAATACTGCAAAAGAGAAGATAGAAGATCTTATAAAAAAGGAAAAGGATTGCTGCTGTTGTACTGAAAACGAAGCTGCTGAAGAATGTGTATGCACTGAGGAAGAAAAGGCTGAATAA
- a CDS encoding LysM peptidoglycan-binding domain-containing protein — protein sequence MDGNIRLSATVISCMGSSSNKDDFYFNGSFSNCHNTQSIQCSFEKSSSNFVFAVSDSMGVDNGETDSISAVREIKRYHETAKKQHFSLEAITEKIYEAVQLSSNLIYSKSVISSQNNPILTGFSSLIIENNRAVIMNLGNNGAFLFRHGLQKDIFSNGESRKNEKLKSLGITPNTTELYNDTDKILKIAEQESKTKIKLSSSINIEEGDVILLCSDGILNNLNRSRIEAVIDSGLDPQKMASVLFQEAFKNDMDESLTLMVAKVEEIRNISYVPVRKMETFDMDEDEDEDEMSDEPDKSHNAVNYILGFICVLIISGVLFMGYLIISSKGLFASDGKQGNPTQSTQTAANTTGTPLAAANSTATASNSQSVPSKDSDSKDIDNNDSDSKVSDKNVDDGKVSDTKTEPVKPSKPSVTKSETKPSKTSGTKSETEPSKPSGTKSETNEYTVHVVQKGETLSSISTKYYGTPSKYTEILKFNNMKNPNSINIGDELKIPKTK from the coding sequence GTGGATGGAAACATAAGGCTAAGTGCTACAGTTATAAGTTGTATGGGCAGCAGCTCAAACAAAGACGATTTTTATTTCAACGGCAGCTTCTCGAATTGCCATAATACACAGAGTATTCAGTGTTCTTTTGAAAAATCCTCAAGTAACTTCGTTTTTGCTGTTTCAGATTCTATGGGAGTTGATAATGGTGAAACGGATAGTATATCTGCTGTAAGAGAAATAAAAAGATATCACGAAACTGCCAAAAAGCAGCATTTTTCTCTTGAAGCTATTACCGAAAAAATATATGAGGCAGTTCAGCTTTCCAGTAATTTAATATATAGTAAATCCGTTATATCCAGCCAGAACAACCCAATATTAACAGGCTTTTCTTCGTTAATTATTGAAAACAACAGGGCTGTGATAATGAACCTTGGTAATAATGGCGCTTTTCTGTTCAGACACGGACTTCAAAAAGATATTTTTTCAAATGGCGAAAGCAGAAAAAACGAAAAGCTTAAATCACTTGGGATAACCCCAAACACCACAGAGTTATATAATGATACCGATAAGATTCTAAAAATAGCAGAGCAGGAATCTAAAACAAAAATAAAGCTATCCTCCAGCATAAATATAGAAGAAGGCGATGTCATTCTCCTATGCAGTGACGGAATTTTAAACAATTTAAACAGAAGCAGGATTGAAGCAGTTATTGATTCGGGCTTAGACCCTCAAAAAATGGCCAGTGTTCTTTTTCAGGAAGCATTCAAGAACGATATGGATGAAAGCTTAACACTTATGGTTGCTAAAGTTGAAGAGATAAGAAACATATCTTATGTACCTGTTCGAAAAATGGAAACCTTTGATATGGATGAAGATGAGGACGAAGACGAAATGTCCGATGAGCCGGACAAAAGCCATAATGCTGTTAACTATATATTGGGATTTATATGTGTTTTGATAATATCAGGAGTTTTATTTATGGGCTATCTCATAATTAGCAGCAAGGGCCTGTTTGCTTCTGACGGTAAGCAGGGGAATCCCACACAGTCAACCCAGACGGCAGCAAATACCACAGGCACACCGTTAGCTGCTGCAAATAGTACCGCAACAGCTTCGAACTCTCAATCGGTACCATCTAAAGATAGCGATAGTAAGGACATTGACAATAATGACAGTGACAGTAAGGTCAGCGATAAAAACGTTGATGATGGCAAGGTCTCGGATACAAAAACAGAACCTGTAAAACCTTCTAAACCTTCGGTTACAAAGTCTGAAACTAAACCCTCTAAAACTTCTGGCACTAAGTCAGAAACTGAACCATCCAAACCTTCCGGCACAAAGTCAGAAACTAATGAATATACGGTACACGTGGTTCAAAAAGGAGAGACTCTAAGCTCTATTAGCACCAAATATTACGGAACACCGTCAAAGTATACTGAAATATTAAAATTTAACAATATGAAAAATCCAAACAGCATTAACATTGGTGATGAATTGAAAATACCAAAAACAAAATAA
- a CDS encoding DUF4901 domain-containing protein, with protein MIVLKKFISMLLVVAILAAFMIPVMAADSSTQVDKELQNAIKFVKSKIDIPKECTKFNYNIYNRNDQIVWSLGWTDTESQKSINVQVNEDNFISSYNSYDNLQNDSKKIPKFSKEQANKVADDFINHMDSTLPGKFKLNDTTANDYNGGYSVNYIRQENGIKFKTNFINVIVNSYTGKVTGYTCNYSKNTKFEDASKIISLNQAQKAFAEKLGLKLVYKVKTEKDKPVTYLVYVPKTTNKYIDAITGDIETSNSRMYEYGESALAEKMAVMDAAGVVSNIALTPDELDAVNGISNLITKDEADKKLRSIGNLNLDSSYKLTNSYLGKDWRNSNSLAWTLSYSKVLDESKKLTKSVQITIDARTGAFIEFWSDNMASAGAVPQKSAEQAKAICDEALKTLLPDVYAKVKYDNSNVTKDSKLENSYSFRYVRNENGLECPDNYISISYDNLLGEIRSFYTYWGKDLKFADPKNVISVEEANKVLFNKIGYGIQYIPGDSDSDDDVNMDYKLGVLNTKNAVLGYFSDSSKPCNISAVNGDILDNSGEVYKDNKIADYLDINGVKAADKVRVLTQMGIRYVEDDLKPTNSLLQKDYFILLSRLNDFYYIDRSSNDDKMIENMYSQLINQGIITKEDKAPLSVITREDAAKYFIKFKGLSDVAELKGIYKSSFKDANKINPNLVGYVCLATGFKAMNGSNGNFMPKNKMTRLDGLMTIYNFLAAK; from the coding sequence GTGATTGTATTGAAAAAATTTATTTCAATGTTATTGGTGGTTGCTATATTAGCTGCTTTTATGATTCCTGTAATGGCAGCCGATAGTTCAACACAGGTAGACAAAGAGCTGCAAAACGCTATTAAGTTTGTAAAATCAAAGATTGACATTCCAAAAGAGTGCACTAAATTCAATTACAATATTTACAACAGAAATGACCAAATTGTATGGAGTCTTGGCTGGACTGATACGGAGTCACAAAAGAGTATTAATGTACAGGTAAATGAAGACAATTTTATATCATCCTACAATTCCTATGATAACCTGCAAAATGATAGTAAAAAAATACCTAAGTTCTCAAAAGAACAGGCAAATAAAGTAGCAGACGATTTTATAAACCATATGGATTCTACACTTCCGGGTAAGTTCAAACTTAATGACACAACTGCTAATGATTATAACGGAGGATATAGTGTTAACTATATCAGACAAGAAAACGGTATTAAGTTTAAGACTAACTTTATTAACGTAATAGTTAATTCGTATACCGGAAAAGTAACGGGGTATACATGTAATTACTCAAAAAACACAAAGTTTGAAGATGCTTCAAAGATAATAAGTCTCAATCAGGCTCAAAAGGCATTTGCTGAAAAACTTGGACTCAAACTTGTATACAAGGTTAAAACTGAGAAAGATAAGCCTGTAACATATCTTGTATATGTTCCAAAGACAACCAATAAGTACATAGATGCTATTACAGGAGACATTGAAACTTCAAATAGCAGAATGTATGAATACGGTGAGAGTGCCCTGGCAGAGAAAATGGCTGTGATGGATGCTGCAGGAGTAGTTTCCAATATTGCGCTTACCCCTGACGAACTGGATGCGGTAAACGGTATATCCAACCTTATTACAAAGGATGAAGCTGACAAGAAATTGCGCTCGATAGGCAACTTGAATCTTGACAGTTCATATAAATTGACAAATTCCTACTTAGGAAAAGATTGGAGAAACAGCAATTCACTTGCATGGACTTTGTCCTATTCTAAAGTATTGGACGAAAGTAAGAAGCTGACAAAATCAGTTCAGATTACTATAGATGCAAGAACAGGAGCGTTTATAGAATTCTGGAGCGATAATATGGCATCAGCAGGTGCTGTTCCTCAAAAGTCAGCAGAACAGGCAAAAGCAATATGTGACGAAGCATTAAAAACACTTTTGCCGGATGTTTATGCAAAAGTTAAATATGATAATTCTAATGTAACAAAGGATTCAAAGCTTGAAAACTCATATTCCTTCAGATATGTAAGAAACGAAAACGGATTGGAGTGTCCTGATAACTATATCTCTATTTCCTATGATAATCTGTTAGGAGAGATAAGAAGTTTTTATACTTACTGGGGAAAGGATTTGAAGTTTGCTGATCCTAAAAATGTAATATCGGTTGAAGAAGCAAATAAGGTATTGTTTAACAAAATTGGGTATGGAATACAATATATACCCGGTGATTCCGATTCAGATGATGATGTAAACATGGATTATAAACTTGGTGTATTAAATACTAAAAATGCTGTTCTGGGATATTTTTCAGACAGTTCAAAACCATGTAATATCAGTGCTGTTAACGGAGACATTCTGGATAATTCCGGTGAGGTATACAAAGACAACAAGATTGCTGACTATTTAGATATAAATGGAGTAAAAGCAGCTGATAAGGTAAGAGTATTGACACAGATGGGTATAAGATACGTTGAGGATGACCTTAAACCGACTAATTCACTGTTGCAAAAGGATTATTTTATTCTGCTTTCAAGATTGAACGATTTTTATTACATTGACAGATCAAGTAATGATGACAAAATGATTGAAAATATGTACAGCCAATTGATTAATCAAGGTATTATAACAAAGGAGGATAAAGCTCCGCTTTCAGTGATTACCAGAGAGGATGCAGCCAAGTATTTTATCAAATTCAAGGGTTTAAGTGATGTTGCTGAATTAAAAGGCATTTACAAAAGCAGTTTCAAAGATGCAAATAAAATAAACCCAAATCTTGTAGGATATGTGTGCCTTGCTACAGGGTTTAAAGCAATGAACGGCAGCAACGGAAACTTTATGCCAAAAAACAAAATGACAAGGTTGGATGGACTTATGACTATATACAACTTTTTGGCTGCTAAATAA
- a CDS encoding Dabb family protein, with protein sequence MLTHIVLFKLNDKSEETILKTKNLLLGLKEQIPCLKFIEVGVDIVHSERSYDIALYTKFDSMADMETYQVHPAHLKVLEHIKLVKEAAVAIDYES encoded by the coding sequence ATGCTTACACACATTGTTTTATTCAAATTAAATGACAAGAGTGAAGAAACCATTCTAAAAACAAAAAACCTATTGCTTGGATTAAAGGAACAAATACCTTGTTTGAAATTTATAGAAGTTGGAGTAGACATTGTTCATTCTGAAAGGTCATATGATATAGCACTTTACACCAAGTTTGATTCAATGGCGGACATGGAGACGTATCAGGTTCATCCTGCACATCTTAAAGTCCTTGAGCATATAAAGCTTGTTAAGGAAGCAGCTGTTGCCATAGACTATGAAAGTTAA
- a CDS encoding polysaccharide deacetylase family protein: MKKYIATVLALTITAAVATGCGVNKYYSGNKHANSTNSTPVTTATPSKAAVATQAQADNSQKPEPIKIDYNKVKPNEAGQIMVVMFHNFVETYPKGKNEYTTTFAEFESLLDELYQKNYRLVSLEDMLNNNIDVPAGCIPMVFTFDDGTAGQFNLVEQDGQLKANPKSAVGIMEAFNSKHPDFGLKGTFYVNLGAETFKGGGTVQDRLKYLIDKGFEIGNHTKSHVSLPGVKTAAKMLEEVGGNQKLMEEYVPGYKFKAFSLPFGNASKSLKDYVIQGNYQGTEYKHNSIVLVGANPSPSPVSPKFNPFAVPRVRSTGQEKVDCDLAWWLNAMEKGSSQYVSDGNEATVVVPESKKQNVDTAKLNGKQLITY, from the coding sequence ATGAAAAAATATATTGCAACAGTTTTAGCATTGACAATTACTGCAGCGGTTGCTACAGGATGCGGGGTGAACAAATACTACTCGGGAAATAAGCATGCAAACTCAACAAACAGTACACCAGTAACTACTGCTACTCCTTCAAAGGCAGCTGTAGCTACACAAGCTCAAGCTGATAACTCTCAAAAACCCGAACCGATAAAAATTGACTATAATAAGGTTAAGCCCAACGAAGCGGGGCAAATAATGGTTGTTATGTTTCATAACTTTGTGGAAACATACCCAAAGGGGAAAAACGAATACACAACAACTTTTGCAGAATTTGAAAGCTTGCTGGACGAACTATACCAAAAAAATTACAGGCTCGTAAGCCTTGAAGACATGTTAAACAATAATATAGACGTCCCGGCAGGTTGTATTCCTATGGTTTTCACTTTTGACGACGGGACAGCAGGTCAATTTAATCTTGTTGAGCAGGACGGACAGCTTAAAGCAAACCCAAAGTCAGCGGTTGGTATAATGGAGGCATTTAACAGTAAACATCCTGATTTCGGATTGAAAGGTACATTCTATGTGAACCTTGGAGCAGAAACTTTTAAGGGTGGGGGGACAGTTCAGGATAGACTAAAATATTTGATTGATAAGGGTTTTGAAATAGGAAATCATACCAAGAGCCACGTATCATTGCCTGGTGTTAAAACTGCGGCAAAAATGCTTGAGGAAGTCGGGGGAAATCAGAAATTAATGGAAGAGTATGTACCCGGATACAAGTTTAAAGCATTTTCATTGCCATTCGGAAATGCGTCAAAGAGTTTAAAGGACTATGTTATTCAGGGTAACTACCAAGGTACGGAGTATAAACATAACTCCATAGTACTCGTAGGTGCAAATCCATCTCCATCACCCGTTTCGCCAAAGTTCAATCCTTTTGCTGTTCCAAGAGTAAGGTCTACGGGACAGGAGAAGGTGGACTGTGACCTTGCATGGTGGCTCAATGCCATGGAAAAAGGAAGTTCACAATATGTTAGTGACGGTAATGAGGCTACAGTGGTAGTCCCTGAATCAAAAAAGCAAAATGTTGATACTGCAAAACTAAACGGCAAGCAGTTGATTACCTACTAA
- a CDS encoding GNAT family N-acetyltransferase, translating to MDIKVYEQLPEDTKYIRRNVFIEEQGFENEFDDIDDMSTHILIYESSDPVATCRLYYNDERQNYVIGRIAVLKKFRGKNYGDELIKMAEQEIVKMQGKTVHLAAQVRVSAFYKKNGYIALDEVHIDEGCMSFKARCCRCNLYSARLIWIFCF from the coding sequence ATGGATATTAAAGTGTACGAACAATTACCAGAGGATACAAAATACATCCGCAGAAACGTGTTTATTGAGGAGCAAGGATTTGAAAACGAATTTGATGATATTGATGATATGTCTACACATATTTTGATATATGAATCATCTGATCCCGTTGCTACTTGCAGGCTTTATTATAATGATGAAAGGCAAAACTATGTCATAGGACGTATTGCAGTTCTGAAGAAATTTAGAGGGAAGAATTATGGAGATGAGTTGATTAAAATGGCAGAACAAGAAATTGTAAAAATGCAAGGGAAAACTGTCCATTTAGCAGCACAAGTCAGAGTATCTGCGTTTTATAAGAAAAATGGTTATATTGCATTGGACGAAGTTCATATTGATGAAGGATGCATGTCCTTCAAAGCAAGATGCTGCAGATGTAATTTATATAGTGCTAGGTTAATATGGATCTTCTGCTTTTGA
- a CDS encoding TetR/AcrR family transcriptional regulator C-terminal domain-containing protein — protein sequence MNSKKMLAESLEKLLMKKNLDDIPVSEIVVGTSLSRKTFYRHFRDKYDLASWYFAQFYEASFGRITTGLTWEEALLHYLDIYQEKYIVLKNAYASRDVNGLRAYDISVTKKTYEKYLTIKGADINSETMRFAIDIASCGGTDMVIKWLLSGMKMEKGKLVCLLKQTLPNDILKYID from the coding sequence ATGAATAGTAAAAAAATGCTGGCGGAGTCGCTAGAGAAACTGCTGATGAAAAAGAACCTTGATGACATTCCGGTCAGTGAAATTGTAGTAGGAACATCTCTCTCCCGTAAGACCTTCTACCGTCACTTTAGAGATAAATATGACCTTGCAAGCTGGTACTTTGCCCAATTTTACGAAGCCAGTTTTGGTCGTATAACGACTGGACTTACTTGGGAGGAGGCATTATTGCACTATCTCGACATTTATCAGGAAAAATATATTGTCTTAAAAAATGCTTATGCAAGCCGTGATGTTAACGGCCTTCGTGCTTATGATATTTCAGTTACGAAAAAAACATATGAGAAATATTTGACAATTAAGGGTGCTGATATCAATTCAGAGACAATGCGCTTTGCAATAGATATAGCTTCTTGTGGTGGTACTGACATGGTTATCAAGTGGCTGCTTAGCGGAATGAAAATGGAAAAGGGCAAACTGGTCTGCTTACTTAAACAAACTTTACCAAACGATATTTTAAAATATATTGATTGA
- the tyrS gene encoding tyrosine--tRNA ligase, giving the protein MKIYDELVARGLIAQVTDEEEIRELINSGKATFYIGFDPTADSLHVGHFMALCLMKRLQMAGNKPVVLLGGGTGYIGDPSGRTDLRSMMTPETIQHNCDCFKKQMERFIEFGDDKAIMVNNADWLLKLNYIELLRDVGAHFSVNNMLRAECYKQRMEKGLSFLELNYMIMQSYDFYYLYQNYGCNMQFGGNDQWSNMLGGTELIRRKLGKDAYAMTITLLMNSEGNKMGKTAKGAVWLDPNKTTPFEFYQYWRNVGDADVLKCIRMLTFLPLEQIDAMDKWKGSQLNEAKEILAYELTKLIHDEEEAQKAKDASHALFAAGTDDSHMPTTEIEVEHLVDGVIGILDLITACRLTASKSEARRLIQQGGIFINDAKVESIDCNITSKQLKNGVKIRKGKKTYHKVLIK; this is encoded by the coding sequence ATGAAAATTTACGATGAACTTGTAGCCCGTGGCTTAATTGCCCAAGTTACCGACGAAGAAGAAATTAGAGAACTTATTAATAGTGGCAAAGCAACATTTTATATCGGATTCGATCCAACTGCGGATTCTTTGCATGTTGGCCATTTTATGGCACTATGCCTTATGAAACGCTTGCAGATGGCTGGAAACAAACCTGTAGTCCTTTTAGGCGGCGGAACTGGCTACATCGGTGACCCGTCCGGCCGTACTGACTTGCGTTCTATGATGACACCTGAGACAATTCAGCATAATTGCGATTGCTTTAAGAAACAGATGGAAAGATTCATTGAATTCGGTGATGACAAGGCAATTATGGTTAACAATGCAGACTGGCTCTTAAAGCTGAATTACATTGAATTACTTCGTGATGTAGGAGCTCACTTCTCTGTAAATAATATGTTACGTGCAGAATGTTATAAGCAGAGAATGGAAAAGGGTCTGTCTTTCTTGGAACTCAACTATATGATTATGCAATCCTACGATTTCTATTATCTATATCAGAATTATGGCTGTAATATGCAGTTTGGTGGCAACGACCAATGGTCTAATATGTTGGGCGGTACTGAACTAATTCGCCGTAAGTTAGGCAAAGATGCCTATGCAATGACTATTACACTATTAATGAATTCTGAAGGGAATAAGATGGGAAAGACTGCAAAAGGTGCTGTGTGGCTTGATCCCAATAAAACCACACCTTTTGAATTCTACCAGTATTGGCGTAATGTTGGTGATGCTGATGTTCTAAAGTGCATACGTATGCTTACCTTCTTGCCACTTGAACAGATTGATGCAATGGACAAATGGAAAGGTAGTCAACTAAATGAAGCTAAGGAAATTCTGGCGTATGAACTGACTAAGTTGATTCATGATGAAGAAGAAGCCCAAAAAGCAAAGGACGCTTCTCATGCTCTCTTTGCAGCTGGAACTGATGATTCACACATGCCAACTACTGAAATTGAAGTAGAGCATCTTGTCGATGGTGTTATAGGTATTTTGGATTTGATCACGGCGTGTAGATTAACGGCTTCTAAGAGTGAAGCAAGACGTCTGATTCAACAGGGCGGTATATTTATTAATGATGCAAAAGTTGAATCCATTGATTGTAATATTACTTCGAAACAATTGAAAAACGGTGTTAAAATACGTAAAGGAAAGAAAACTTACCATAAGGTTTTGATAAAGTAA